Proteins from a genomic interval of Yarrowia lipolytica chromosome 1E, complete sequence:
- a CDS encoding uncharacterized protein (Compare to YALI0E01210g, similar to uniprot|Q6C2I9 Yarrowia lipolytica YALI0F07535g) translates to MVAIKNTLALTVLASVVSAQNPIVASLINDIVEGIAAAKTDNDISDEAATSEIQSVVGIIQQNTDVQQLVSQVIPIAAMGLNDDNFPQVLSAAHATLEAFQGSPEYPEAVKGLKDVLPHYDVQEALGNVQNNLGNVLALITPSLPTLTPNHSEQWEAATKNVQALAASLGFLPGGDDKQAEATSAEASKTEASASASATEASSKAEATSEAPKSEEASKTEESKSEESKAESKTEDASSAAATSAEASKTESKAESKTDASASASGSASGSASGSASGSASGSAAASSSAESSKPTSASVSATGGPSVAPSASPTVTAEQGNGASAYNLALGGVVGAAAMVVALL, encoded by the coding sequence ATGGtcgccatcaagaacaccCTCGCTCTCACTGTCCTCGCCTCTGTGGTCTCTGCTCAGAACCCCATTGTCGCCTCTCTCATCAACGACATTGTTGAGGGTATTGCTGCCGCTAAGACCGACAACGACATCTCCGACGAGGCTGCCACCTCCGAAATCCAGTCTGTTGTTGGTATCATCCAGCAGAACACCGatgtccagcagctcgttTCCCAGGTGATCCCCATCGCCGCCATGGGCCTGAACGACGACAACTTCCCCCAGGTTCTGTCCGCCGCACACGCCACTCTTGAGGCCTTCCAGGGCTCTCCCGAGTACCCCGAGGCCGTCAAGGGTCTTAAGGATGTTCTCCCTCACTACGATGTCCAGGAGGCTCTCGGTAACGTGCAGAACAACCTTGGTAACGTCCTTGCTCTTATTACCCCCTCTCTCCCCACCCTGACCCCCAACCACTCCGAGCAGTGGGAGGCCGCCACCAAGAACGTCCAGGCTCTTGCTGCCTCCCTTGGCTTCCTCCCCGGTGGAGATGACAAGCAGGCTGAGGCCACCTCCGCCGAGGCCTCCAAGACCGAGgcttctgcctctgcttCCGCCACTGAGGCTTCATCCAAGGCTGAGGCCACCTCTGAGGCTCCCAAGTCCGAGGAGGCTtccaagaccgaggagtCCAAGTCTGAGGAGTCCAAGGCCGAGTCTAAGACTGAGGACGCCTCTTCTGCCGCCGCCACCTCTGCTGAGGCCTCTAAGACCGAGTCCAAGGCTGAGTCCAAGACCGATgcctctgcttctgcctccggctctgcttctggctctgcttctggctctgcttCCGGCTCTGCTTCcggctctgctgctgcctcctccagtGCTGAGTCTTCCAAGCCCACCTCCGCCTCTGTCTCTGCCACTGGTGGCCCTTCTGTCGCTCCCTCCGCTTCTCCCACTGTCACCGCTGAGCAGGGCAACGGTGCTTCTGCCTACAACCTCGCCCTCGGCGGCGTTGtcggtgctgctgccatgGTTGTTGCTCTTCTCTAA